In Rhodovulum sulfidophilum DSM 1374, the following are encoded in one genomic region:
- the rnk gene encoding nucleoside diphosphate kinase regulator translates to MTEQRPTSRGTGRRPRVVIADDCLDKLEALAEGAIHRNPDLADRLLGELGRARIVAAAKLPANVVAIGRAVTYRDESTGQEKTVTPVFPEAADISRGRVSVLTPIGIALIGLAEGASLPWDTRDGKRRVLTVLRVAPQEATEGLEAG, encoded by the coding sequence ATGACCGAACAACGTCCCACCTCACGCGGCACCGGGCGGCGGCCCAGGGTCGTCATCGCCGACGACTGCCTGGACAAGCTCGAAGCTCTTGCCGAAGGTGCCATCCATCGCAATCCCGACCTTGCCGACCGGCTGCTCGGCGAGCTTGGCCGGGCCCGTATCGTTGCTGCCGCGAAACTTCCGGCGAACGTGGTGGCGATCGGCCGCGCGGTCACCTATCGCGACGAATCGACGGGACAGGAAAAGACCGTCACTCCGGTCTTCCCCGAGGCGGCCGACATCTCGCGCGGCCGGGTCTCGGTCCTGACCCCGATCGGGATCGCCCTGATCGGCCTGGCCGAGGGCGCATCGCTTCCCTGGGACACCAGGGACGGAAAGCGGCGGGTGCTGACGGTGCTCCGGGTCGCTCCGCAGGAGGCCACCGAAGGGCTGGAGGCAGGATGA
- a CDS encoding DUF4172 domain-containing protein, producing the protein MRRVTRRGRSANPPNKPANRQASAVAFGGQFDQHRDMLRSLLHIGVIVFLTLLTQIGGIAWLMALAFRRTLLAFVLFYVGLSAAAVWIAPGFGRVPLSCVERGPLAAQSWISCALNRNYVTPELADVLSDTAEEMHRRHPGTITLFLDANFPFFDGFPLLPHLSHDDGKKADLAFYYADSSGYRPGAVRSPIGYFAFEQGPTDCPSAWPTLRWDFNALQPLWRDFRLEPDRNRAVLDVLSKDPRVGRIFVEPHLAESLGATGNVIGFQGCRAARHNDHIHLQLR; encoded by the coding sequence ATGCGCCGCGTCACGCGTCGCGGCCGTTCAGCCAACCCGCCGAACAAGCCAGCTAACCGCCAGGCGAGCGCCGTTGCTTTCGGCGGCCAGTTCGACCAGCACCGAGACATGCTCCGTTCCCTTCTGCATATCGGCGTCATCGTCTTTCTCACCTTGCTGACCCAGATCGGCGGGATTGCCTGGCTCATGGCCCTGGCGTTCCGAAGGACGCTGCTGGCATTCGTCCTGTTCTATGTCGGCCTGTCAGCCGCCGCCGTCTGGATCGCGCCAGGTTTCGGACGGGTTCCCTTGAGCTGCGTCGAGCGCGGGCCTCTGGCAGCGCAAAGCTGGATCTCCTGTGCGCTGAACCGCAACTATGTGACGCCCGAACTTGCCGATGTGCTGTCGGACACGGCAGAAGAGATGCACCGGCGCCATCCGGGCACAATAACCCTGTTTCTGGACGCGAACTTTCCGTTTTTCGATGGGTTTCCGCTGCTTCCCCATCTCTCGCATGACGATGGGAAGAAAGCCGACCTGGCCTTCTACTATGCCGATTCCTCCGGCTACAGGCCGGGTGCGGTGCGCTCTCCCATCGGGTATTTCGCATTCGAACAAGGCCCCACAGATTGCCCGTCCGCCTGGCCAACGCTTCGGTGGGATTTCAATGCCCTCCAACCGCTTTGGCGTGACTTCCGCCTGGAGCCCGACCGCAATCGGGCTGTTCTGGACGTGCTGTCGAAGGATCCGCGCGTGGGCAGGATATTCGTTGAACCGCATCTCGCAGAAAGCCTTGGCGCGACAGGCAATGTCATCGGTTTTCAGGGCTGCCGCGCAGCCCGCCACAACGACCATATTCACCTGCAGCTTCGCTGA
- a CDS encoding acyl-CoA synthetase — MSMESARNEWQAIAAEAPWNERDRPKTIYSFVARTAATFPDRPAVSFQIFSGPRDPAETLSWTEFQGRITQAANLFRGLGIGPDDVVAYILPNCNETAICFLGGAVAGIVNPINPLLEAEQIAAILRETGAKVVVTLKSFPKTDVAQKVSEAVRHAPRVQTVLEVDLVRYLTGAKRLIVPLIRKKSPGHYHADVLDFHRALAAEPADRLTFEDTEEDRIAAYFHTGGTTGMPKVAQHRVSGMIYNGWLGHRLLFRENDTLICPLPLFHVFAAYPVLMSVVAAGAHFVMPTPAGYRGEGVFDNFWKLIERWGVTFVITVPTAIAALMQRKVDADVSTLRYAFSGSAPLPVELYNRFEAATGVTICEGYGLTEATCLVSINPPDAQKKIGSVGLPFPYTEVRILKCDGDGTVQRECETDEVGEICISNPGVVPGSTYTEEAKNLGLFADGYFLRTGDLGRIDSDGYLFITGRAKDVIIRGGHNIDPAEIEEALLSHHDVAFAGAIGQPDSFAGELPCAYVELVAGATATPEDLMAHARVHIHERAAIPKHVEILDELPKTAVGKVFKPALRKLAIQRIYDTALAEAGHMVRVCEVVEDRKRGLVARLERQGPVDDEAVVHLLGNFTRPWEWSDL, encoded by the coding sequence ATGAGCATGGAGTCCGCTCGGAACGAGTGGCAGGCCATCGCCGCCGAGGCGCCGTGGAACGAACGCGACCGGCCGAAGACCATCTATTCCTTCGTCGCGCGCACCGCGGCGACCTTTCCGGACCGTCCGGCGGTGTCCTTCCAGATCTTCTCCGGCCCCAGGGACCCGGCCGAGACGCTGAGCTGGACCGAATTCCAGGGCCGCATCACCCAGGCCGCGAACCTGTTCCGCGGGCTCGGGATCGGCCCCGACGACGTGGTGGCCTATATCCTGCCCAACTGCAACGAGACCGCGATCTGCTTTCTGGGCGGCGCGGTGGCGGGCATCGTCAACCCGATCAACCCGCTGCTCGAGGCCGAGCAGATCGCCGCGATCCTGCGCGAGACCGGGGCCAAGGTCGTGGTCACGCTGAAATCCTTCCCCAAGACCGATGTCGCGCAGAAGGTCTCCGAGGCGGTGCGGCACGCGCCCAGGGTGCAGACCGTGCTGGAGGTCGACCTGGTCCGTTACCTGACCGGGGCCAAGCGGCTGATCGTGCCGCTGATCCGCAAGAAATCGCCCGGGCACTACCATGCCGACGTGCTGGATTTCCACCGCGCGCTGGCGGCCGAACCCGCCGACCGGCTGACCTTCGAGGACACCGAGGAAGACCGCATCGCCGCCTATTTCCATACCGGCGGCACCACCGGCATGCCCAAGGTCGCCCAGCACCGGGTCTCGGGCATGATCTATAACGGCTGGCTCGGACACAGGCTGTTGTTCCGCGAGAATGACACGCTGATCTGCCCGCTGCCGCTGTTCCACGTCTTCGCCGCCTATCCGGTGCTGATGTCGGTGGTCGCGGCGGGGGCGCATTTCGTGATGCCGACCCCTGCGGGCTATCGCGGCGAGGGCGTCTTCGACAATTTCTGGAAGCTGATCGAACGCTGGGGCGTGACCTTCGTCATCACCGTGCCCACCGCCATCGCCGCGCTGATGCAGCGCAAGGTCGATGCCGACGTCTCGACGCTGCGCTATGCCTTCTCGGGCTCGGCGCCGCTTCCGGTCGAGCTTTACAACCGCTTCGAGGCCGCGACCGGCGTCACCATCTGCGAGGGTTACGGGCTGACCGAGGCCACCTGCCTCGTCTCGATCAACCCGCCCGACGCGCAGAAGAAGATCGGCTCGGTCGGGCTGCCCTTCCCCTATACCGAGGTCCGCATCCTGAAATGCGACGGCGACGGGACCGTGCAGCGCGAATGCGAGACCGACGAGGTCGGCGAGATCTGCATCTCGAATCCCGGGGTGGTGCCGGGCTCGACCTATACCGAAGAGGCGAAGAATCTCGGCCTGTTCGCCGACGGCTACTTCCTGCGCACCGGCGATCTGGGCCGGATCGACAGCGACGGCTATCTGTTCATCACCGGCCGCGCCAAGGACGTGATCATCCGCGGCGGCCACAATATCGACCCGGCCGAGATCGAGGAGGCGCTGCTGTCGCATCACGATGTCGCCTTCGCGGGCGCCATCGGCCAGCCCGACAGCTTTGCCGGCGAACTGCCCTGCGCCTATGTCGAGCTTGTCGCCGGAGCGACCGCGACGCCCGAGGATCTGATGGCCCATGCAAGGGTGCATATCCACGAGCGCGCCGCGATCCCGAAACATGTCGAGATCCTCGACGAGCTGCCCAAGACCGCGGTCGGCAAGGTGTTCAAGCCCGCGCTGCGCAAGCTGGCGATCCAGCGGATCTATGACACGGCGCTGGCAGAGGCGGGCCATATGGTCAGGGTCTGCGAGGTGGTCGAGGACCGCAAGCGCGGCCTCGTCGCCCGGCTGGAACGCCAGGGACCGGTGGACGACGAGGCCGTCGTGCATCTCTTGGGCAATTTCACCCGCCCCTGGGAATGGTCCGACCTCTGA
- a CDS encoding ABC transporter transmembrane domain-containing protein, translating into MPPAPQPQDDRARSKRIGALSALWPFLAPYRRMLAAALAALVLTSIVYLAMPVAVRHVVDAFDTETAALLDRYFGFALIIVALLAVGTALRYYLVTRLGERVVADIRSAVFDRMIGMSPSFYEKTMTGEVLSRITTDTTLILSVLSSSASFALRNILVFFGALVLMLATATKLSGLVLLLVPAVIVPIVLLGRRLRQLSRENQDWIAASSGNASEALLSVQTVQAFTNEARARAQFRGVTEQSFQSARQRIGTRAVMTVIVIFLVFAGIVGVLWVGAHDVRAGEMSVGQLVQFVIYSVMVAGAVAAMTEIWGELQRAAGATERLVELLTAQDSVTDPERPAPLPEPARGEIRFEDVRFSYPTRPDSPALNGIDLTVRAGETVALVGPSGAGKTTVMQMILRFYDPQQGRVLFDGADLRSLGREAFRNRLALVPQDPAIFAASARENIRFGRPGATDAEVEAAARAAAAHDFLSALPQGYDTEVGERGLMLSGGQKQRVAIARAILRDAPVLLLDEATSALDAESERAVQQAVDRMAATRTTIIIAHRLATVKKADRIVVLDRGRIVAEGTHDALVAEDGLYARLARLQFTAGVETAA; encoded by the coding sequence ATGCCACCAGCCCCCCAGCCACAGGACGACCGCGCCAGATCGAAACGGATCGGCGCGCTCTCCGCGCTCTGGCCCTTTCTGGCGCCCTACCGGCGGATGCTGGCGGCGGCGCTTGCGGCGCTCGTGCTGACCTCGATCGTCTACCTGGCGATGCCGGTGGCGGTGCGCCATGTGGTCGACGCCTTCGACACCGAGACCGCGGCCCTGCTCGACCGCTATTTCGGCTTCGCCCTGATCATCGTCGCGCTGCTGGCCGTCGGCACGGCGCTGCGCTACTACCTCGTCACCCGGCTGGGCGAGCGGGTCGTGGCCGACATCCGCAGCGCCGTCTTCGACCGCATGATCGGCATGAGCCCGTCCTTCTACGAAAAGACCATGACCGGCGAGGTGCTGAGCCGGATCACCACCGACACCACGCTGATCCTGTCGGTGCTGTCCTCCTCGGCCTCGTTCGCGCTGCGCAACATCCTGGTCTTCTTCGGCGCGCTGGTGCTGATGCTGGCGACCGCGACCAAGCTGTCGGGGCTGGTGCTGCTGCTGGTGCCCGCGGTGATCGTGCCGATCGTGCTTCTGGGGCGCAGGCTGAGGCAGCTGAGCCGCGAGAACCAGGACTGGATCGCGGCCTCTTCCGGCAATGCCTCCGAGGCGCTCCTGTCGGTGCAGACGGTGCAGGCCTTCACCAACGAGGCGCGGGCGCGGGCGCAGTTCCGGGGCGTGACCGAACAAAGTTTCCAATCCGCCCGCCAGCGGATCGGGACCCGGGCGGTGATGACGGTGATCGTCATCTTCCTCGTCTTCGCGGGCATCGTCGGGGTGCTCTGGGTCGGCGCCCATGACGTGCGGGCGGGCGAGATGAGCGTGGGCCAGTTGGTGCAGTTCGTGATCTATTCGGTGATGGTCGCGGGCGCGGTCGCCGCCATGACCGAGATCTGGGGCGAGCTGCAGCGCGCCGCGGGCGCCACCGAGCGGCTGGTCGAGCTGCTGACCGCGCAGGACAGCGTGACCGACCCCGAGCGCCCGGCCCCCCTGCCCGAGCCCGCGCGCGGCGAGATCCGCTTCGAGGATGTGCGGTTTTCCTATCCGACCCGGCCCGACAGCCCGGCGCTGAACGGCATCGACCTGACCGTGCGCGCCGGCGAGACCGTGGCCCTGGTCGGGCCCTCCGGGGCGGGCAAGACCACGGTCATGCAGATGATCCTGCGCTTCTACGACCCGCAACAGGGCCGCGTGCTGTTCGACGGCGCCGATCTGCGCAGCCTGGGGCGCGAGGCCTTCCGCAACCGTCTGGCTCTGGTCCCGCAGGACCCGGCGATCTTCGCCGCCAGCGCCCGCGAGAACATCCGCTTCGGCCGGCCCGGCGCCACCGATGCCGAGGTCGAGGCAGCCGCCCGTGCCGCCGCCGCGCATGACTTCCTGAGCGCGCTGCCGCAGGGCTACGACACCGAGGTGGGCGAACGCGGGCTGATGCTGTCGGGCGGCCAGAAACAGCGCGTTGCCATCGCCCGCGCGATCCTGCGCGACGCACCGGTGCTGCTGCTGGACGAGGCGACCTCGGCGCTCGATGCGGAATCCGAACGCGCGGTGCAGCAGGCGGTGGACCGGATGGCCGCGACCCGGACCACGATCATCATCGCCCATCGGCTGGCCACGGTGAAGAAGGCCGACCGGATCGTCGTGCTGGATCGCGGCCGGATCGTGGCCGAGGGCACGCATGACGCGCTGGTGGCCGAGGACGGGCTATATGCGCGCCTTGCCCGGCTTCAGTTCACCGCCGGGGTCGAGACCGCCGCCTGA
- a CDS encoding tyrosine-type recombinase/integrase, with translation MHLFKPTPWKRIAHLPPEIVVSLANIPSNRNPDDPVFGYAGRGSVRGHWNNVCRRAKIERLTPHCCRHGFATSMLQAGIDVKTVADMGGWKDATTVLRTYSHAMKDPSVTNVLFGAKTAQESIIYLK, from the coding sequence TTGCACCTGTTCAAGCCGACACCTTGGAAGCGCATCGCACATCTGCCGCCCGAAATTGTGGTGTCGCTAGCGAACATTCCCAGCAACCGGAATCCGGATGACCCCGTGTTCGGCTACGCCGGGAGGGGCAGCGTTCGGGGACATTGGAACAACGTTTGCAGGCGAGCGAAGATTGAGCGCCTTACACCGCACTGCTGTCGGCACGGCTTTGCCACTTCCATGCTGCAGGCCGGTATCGACGTGAAGACTGTGGCGGATATGGGCGGGTGGAAGGACGCAACAACAGTGCTACGCACCTACTCTCACGCGATGAAAGACCCGAGCGTCACCAATGTGCTTTTCGGTGCAAAAACGGCGCAAGAATCTATCATCTATTTGAAATAG